One part of the Anaerolineales bacterium genome encodes these proteins:
- a CDS encoding methylmalonyl-CoA mutase family protein, with amino-acid sequence MYDRDKIEKIREEKEKWEEVTLQQGSSRLPERKKQFITTSSEPINRIYTPLDVAHLDYTKDLGLPGEYPFTRGVHPTLYRSKLWTMRMFAGFGSAEETNKRFKYLLEQGQTGLSTAFDLATLMGYDTDQPEAEGEFGVCGVAVSSLKDMEILFDGIPLDKVSTSMTINSPASIIWAMYIAAAEKQSVRPDQLRGTLQNDILKEYIAQKEYIFPPEPSMRLVTDTVEYAAQHLPQWNPISISGYHIREAGSTAAQELAFTLADGLEYVRWGIARGLDIDEFAPRLSFFFNAHNDFFEEIAKYRAARRIWAREMRETFGAKNPRSWLMRFHTQTAGVSLTAQQPENNVVRVAIQALAAVLGGTQSLHTNSMDEALALPSEHAVKVALRTQQIIAEESGVTNTVDPLGGSFFVEAMTDRMEKAALDYFRQIEDLGGVLPAIERGFFQSEIAEAAYQYQREIDSNERLIVGVNAYSDEAGYNIPILEMDPEGERRQVARLQTLRKERDAGALGQALDRLRIACQGTENTMPYLLDAVRSYATLGEIMSLMKVEFGVYEESTEI; translated from the coding sequence ATGTACGATCGCGACAAGATTGAGAAGATCCGCGAAGAAAAAGAGAAATGGGAAGAAGTCACCCTGCAGCAAGGCAGCAGCCGTTTACCCGAACGCAAAAAGCAATTCATCACCACCTCATCAGAGCCAATTAATCGCATATACACCCCGTTGGATGTAGCTCATTTGGACTACACCAAGGACCTGGGCCTGCCGGGCGAGTATCCGTTCACGCGGGGGGTGCACCCCACCCTGTACCGCAGCAAACTGTGGACGATGCGCATGTTCGCCGGGTTCGGCTCGGCGGAGGAGACCAACAAGCGCTTCAAGTACCTGCTGGAACAGGGGCAGACCGGCCTCTCCACGGCGTTTGACCTGGCGACGCTGATGGGCTACGACACCGACCAACCGGAGGCCGAGGGCGAGTTCGGCGTGTGCGGTGTGGCGGTGTCCTCTCTGAAGGATATGGAGATCCTGTTCGACGGGATCCCGCTCGACAAGGTCTCGACCAGCATGACGATCAATTCGCCGGCCTCGATCATTTGGGCGATGTACATCGCGGCGGCCGAGAAACAGAGCGTACGCCCGGATCAACTGCGCGGTACGCTGCAGAACGACATTTTGAAAGAATATATTGCGCAGAAGGAGTACATCTTTCCGCCCGAGCCTTCGATGCGCTTGGTGACGGACACGGTGGAGTATGCGGCGCAGCATTTGCCGCAATGGAACCCGATCAGCATCTCGGGCTATCACATCCGCGAGGCGGGCAGCACGGCGGCGCAGGAGCTGGCCTTCACGCTGGCCGATGGCCTCGAATACGTGCGCTGGGGGATCGCCCGCGGGCTGGATATTGACGAGTTTGCGCCGCGGCTGAGCTTCTTTTTCAATGCGCACAATGACTTCTTCGAAGAGATCGCCAAGTACCGCGCCGCCCGCCGCATTTGGGCGCGCGAGATGCGAGAGACCTTTGGCGCCAAGAACCCACGCAGCTGGCTGATGCGCTTCCACACCCAGACGGCGGGCGTCTCGCTGACGGCACAGCAACCGGAGAACAACGTGGTGCGCGTGGCGATCCAGGCGTTGGCTGCCGTGCTGGGCGGGACGCAAAGCCTGCACACGAACAGCATGGACGAGGCGCTGGCGCTGCCGAGTGAGCACGCGGTGAAGGTGGCGCTGCGCACGCAACAGATCATTGCCGAGGAGAGCGGGGTGACCAATACGGTGGACCCGCTGGGCGGCAGCTTCTTTGTAGAGGCGATGACCGACCGGATGGAGAAGGCGGCGCTGGACTACTTCCGCCAGATAGAGGACCTGGGCGGAGTGTTGCCGGCGATCGAGCGCGGCTTCTTCCAGAGCGAGATCGCCGAAGCGGCCTACCAGTACCAGCGCGAGATCGATTCCAACGAACGCCTGATCGTGGGCGTGAACGCCTACAGCGACGAGGCCGGCTATAACATCCCAATCCTGGAGATGGACCCGGAGGGCGAGCGACGCCAGGTGGCGCGCCTGCAGACGCTGCGCAAGGAGCGCGATGCGGGGGCGCTGGGCCAGGCGCTGGACCGGCTGCGGATCGCCTGCCAGGGGACGGAGAACACCATGCCATACCTGCTGGATGCTGTGCGGTCGTATGCGACGCTGGGTGAGATCATGTCGCTGATGAAGGTGGAGTTCGGAGTGTACGAGGAATCGACTGAAATTTAG
- a CDS encoding MerR family transcriptional regulator — MEENTWSRFNMGHVVEQTGLPADTVRAWQRRYGFPTPQRTAGGHRLFSLRDIEALRWLKAEVAKGVTISQAIALWRQRQAQLHNLQPGQPATQSLAQLRAAWVRAVESYDEPAAEHIAQAAFATYPAPDACAGLFQRGLAELGEAWHANQLTVQQEHFATALVLRHMYVLLDSCPPPTRPEKVLVACAPDEEHSYPALYIAWELRQLGFPVAYLGANVPVEQLDSAAQRTLPAAVVLTASSLATAAGLQQAAARLAPLGVRVYYGGRPFDQLPAIAGQIAGVHLGNQLHGAALVLERNLALPYSPPPRAGRNKYVQRDLRQLQREIAKVANQMEFEFPKVNMDRINNYWHNNLKAAVALGDLNFLSNELSWAASLLDKAGVPAAALRQYLDGFINMARRHLQPQFPIFFEDLKSVVSQHLETKGAQ; from the coding sequence ATGGAAGAGAACACCTGGTCCCGATTCAACATGGGTCATGTAGTGGAGCAAACCGGCCTCCCGGCCGATACCGTTCGCGCCTGGCAGCGCCGCTACGGTTTTCCCACCCCCCAGCGCACCGCTGGCGGTCATCGCCTCTTTTCCCTCAGGGATATTGAGGCGCTGCGCTGGCTAAAGGCGGAAGTTGCCAAAGGCGTCACCATCTCGCAGGCCATCGCCCTCTGGCGCCAGCGCCAGGCCCAGCTGCACAACTTGCAGCCTGGCCAGCCCGCCACCCAATCCCTCGCCCAGCTGCGCGCTGCTTGGGTGCGCGCCGTCGAATCCTATGACGAGCCTGCCGCTGAGCACATCGCCCAGGCCGCCTTCGCCACTTATCCCGCCCCCGATGCTTGCGCAGGCCTCTTCCAGCGCGGCCTCGCCGAGCTCGGCGAGGCCTGGCACGCCAACCAGCTTACCGTGCAGCAAGAGCACTTTGCCACTGCACTGGTGTTGCGTCATATGTATGTCCTGCTTGATAGCTGCCCCCCTCCCACCCGTCCCGAGAAAGTACTGGTGGCCTGCGCGCCTGATGAAGAGCATAGCTACCCCGCGCTCTACATCGCCTGGGAACTGCGCCAGCTGGGCTTTCCAGTCGCATATCTCGGTGCAAACGTCCCGGTCGAGCAGCTAGACAGCGCTGCCCAACGCACACTGCCCGCCGCGGTGGTGCTCACTGCTTCCAGTCTGGCCACCGCCGCCGGGCTGCAGCAGGCGGCAGCCCGCCTGGCCCCGCTGGGTGTGCGCGTGTACTACGGCGGCCGCCCGTTCGATCAGCTCCCCGCCATTGCGGGTCAGATTGCCGGCGTCCACCTTGGCAACCAGTTGCACGGTGCCGCGCTTGTCTTGGAGCGCAATCTTGCTCTCCCTTATTCGCCGCCCCCTCGCGCGGGCCGCAATAAGTACGTACAGCGTGATCTGCGCCAACTCCAGCGTGAGATCGCTAAGGTCGCTAACCAAATGGAGTTTGAATTCCCTAAAGTGAATATGGATCGTATCAACAACTATTGGCACAATAATCTAAAGGCGGCTGTCGCTCTTGGCGATCTCAATTTTCTTTCAAATGAGCTCAGCTGGGCCGCCAGCTTGTTGGATAAAGCTGGCGTTCCAGCAGCAGCGCTGCGGCAGTATCTGGATGGCTTCATAAACATGGCTAGGCGCCATCTTCAGCCGCAGTTCCCAATATTCTTTGAGGACCTCAAATCAGTAGTGAGCCAACATCTTGAAACAAAGGGTGCACAATGA
- a CDS encoding DegV family protein codes for MKVGIVTDSTCDLPDEQIKQLGVTVVPLFINIGDTGFKDGVDISREEFYANLPSYASHPTTGTPGTAAFVQAYQALAAKGVEAIISIHISQALSAVLDSARSAASEFSAVPVLVRDSRQLSMGTGFQVELAAKLAAQGKTVEEISSALDSLERRTFVAAALHTLEFLRRGGRMNGVMAGLGSVLQIKPILTMRGGVPGSERVRTTSKAEARLLSMVTERGQIERLVLLHSNAPERANKLRTALLPYVSEIDPQPISITPVIGAHVGPGAAGFALITKD; via the coding sequence ATGAAAGTGGGCATTGTTACTGATTCAACCTGTGATCTGCCAGACGAGCAGATAAAGCAACTGGGCGTAACGGTGGTGCCGTTGTTCATAAACATCGGCGACACAGGCTTCAAGGATGGCGTTGACATAAGCCGCGAAGAGTTCTACGCCAACCTGCCCTCATATGCTTCGCACCCCACCACGGGCACTCCCGGCACTGCGGCATTTGTGCAGGCTTACCAAGCCCTGGCCGCAAAAGGAGTAGAAGCAATCATCAGTATTCACATCTCGCAAGCGCTCAGCGCAGTGCTCGACTCTGCCCGGTCCGCCGCCAGCGAGTTCTCTGCGGTTCCCGTGCTGGTGCGCGATTCGCGCCAACTCAGTATGGGAACCGGGTTCCAGGTGGAGCTGGCTGCTAAATTGGCCGCGCAGGGTAAAACCGTTGAGGAAATTTCGTCGGCATTGGATTCGCTGGAGCGCCGTACTTTCGTGGCTGCAGCACTGCACACACTGGAATTCCTGCGGCGGGGCGGGCGTATGAATGGCGTGATGGCAGGTTTGGGCAGTGTATTGCAGATCAAGCCTATTCTGACCATGCGTGGCGGAGTACCTGGCTCAGAGCGCGTACGCACCACGAGCAAAGCGGAAGCACGTTTGCTATCAATGGTGACCGAGCGCGGGCAGATCGAACGCTTGGTATTGTTGCACAGCAATGCGCCTGAACGAGCGAACAAGCTGCGTACTGCCCTCTTACCTTATGTCTCCGAGATTGATCCACAGCCTATCAGCATCACGCCAGTCATTGGGGCCCATGTAGGCCCGGGTGCGGCTGGTTTTGCATTGATAACAAAGGACTAA
- a CDS encoding DUF1295 domain-containing protein, producing the protein MEFTTLLLYGALATLLMGILWWLLSLPIKDSSIVDMFWGTGFVTLAWLYASLSEGAGTPARHWLLLALVTIWGFRLAIHIARRNHGKGEDFRYAEWRREAGASWWWRSFFKVFLLQGILLWAISAPLLAAVLGSRPLGWLDALAAALWLAGFYFEAAGDWQLVRFKANPANKGKVLDEGLWALTRHPNYFGDAVQWWAFWLLAVASGFAWWTVFSPIVMTLLLRYVSGVDMLDRALAKRKPGYAAYMKRTPAFIPWTRKG; encoded by the coding sequence ATGGAATTTACAACACTGCTACTTTACGGGGCACTTGCTACCCTGCTAATGGGCATCCTTTGGTGGCTACTCAGCCTGCCCATCAAGGATTCCAGCATAGTGGATATGTTCTGGGGCACTGGCTTTGTCACTCTAGCCTGGCTGTACGCCAGCCTCAGCGAAGGCGCCGGCACCCCGGCCCGTCACTGGCTGCTGCTGGCACTCGTCACCATCTGGGGCTTCCGCCTCGCCATCCACATCGCCCGCCGCAACCACGGCAAAGGCGAAGACTTCCGCTACGCCGAATGGCGTCGTGAAGCCGGCGCCAGCTGGTGGTGGCGTAGTTTCTTCAAAGTCTTCCTGTTGCAGGGCATCCTGCTGTGGGCCATCAGCGCTCCGCTGCTGGCCGCTGTGCTCGGCAGCCGTCCCCTCGGCTGGCTCGATGCCCTGGCCGCCGCTCTTTGGCTGGCCGGCTTTTACTTTGAAGCTGCGGGCGACTGGCAGCTGGTGCGCTTCAAAGCCAACCCCGCCAATAAAGGCAAAGTGCTCGATGAGGGCCTCTGGGCACTTACTCGTCATCCCAACTACTTTGGCGATGCCGTTCAGTGGTGGGCCTTCTGGCTGCTGGCTGTCGCCAGTGGCTTCGCCTGGTGGACGGTCTTCAGCCCGATCGTGATGACCTTGCTTCTGCGCTACGTCTCCGGCGTAGACATGCTTGACCGCGCCCTTGCCAAACGCAAGCCGGGTTACGCCGCCTACATGAAGCGCACTCCGGCCTTCATCCCTTGGACACGGAAGGGTTAG
- a CDS encoding metal ABC transporter permease, with the protein MSSAQIEIQLIGIVVAAACALPGVFLVLRGMAMMSDAISHTVLLGIVLGFLVTGDLESPWLMFGAAAMGLLTVSLTELLNRTRLVKQDAAIGLVFPALFSIAVILISRFARGVHLDTDAVLLGELAFAPFDRLMLLGALLPRSLVVMSIIAIVNLVCLLAFYKELKLATFDAGLAAALGFSPALIHYGLMGLVSITAVGAFDAVGSILVVAFMVAPAAAGYLLTDKLERMLLYSVGLGALGAVGGYWMAHLMDANIAGSMATVIGLLFLLCLLFAPQRGLLAVSARQRRQRWEFAQTMLTIHLLHHEGTPEAEVENRVDHLHDHLRWEPAFAQGVVQRADERGLVRLENGGLYLTDAGRGLATTMLADKR; encoded by the coding sequence ATGAGCAGCGCACAAATTGAAATTCAATTGATCGGCATTGTGGTGGCCGCGGCCTGCGCCCTGCCGGGCGTGTTCCTGGTGCTGCGCGGGATGGCCATGATGAGCGATGCGATCAGCCACACGGTTCTGCTGGGGATCGTGCTTGGCTTTCTGGTCACCGGAGACCTGGAGTCACCCTGGTTAATGTTTGGTGCAGCGGCGATGGGCCTGCTCACCGTGAGCCTTACAGAGTTGCTGAACCGCACGCGGCTGGTCAAACAAGATGCGGCGATCGGCCTGGTGTTCCCTGCCCTGTTCAGCATCGCCGTCATTCTCATCTCGCGTTTTGCACGCGGCGTCCATCTGGATACGGATGCTGTCCTCCTCGGCGAACTGGCCTTTGCTCCGTTCGACCGGCTAATGCTGCTTGGGGCGTTGCTACCGCGCTCTCTGGTGGTCATGAGCATCATCGCCATCGTCAACCTGGTCTGCCTTCTGGCCTTCTATAAGGAGCTGAAGCTGGCAACCTTTGACGCCGGATTGGCTGCGGCTCTGGGTTTCTCGCCTGCGCTTATTCATTATGGGCTGATGGGTCTGGTGTCCATCACAGCTGTGGGCGCATTTGACGCGGTAGGCTCGATTCTGGTGGTGGCCTTCATGGTGGCCCCTGCCGCGGCCGGCTACCTGCTGACCGACAAGCTGGAGCGTATGCTTCTCTATAGCGTGGGCTTGGGCGCATTGGGGGCAGTCGGGGGCTATTGGATGGCACACCTGATGGATGCCAACATTGCAGGCTCCATGGCGACGGTGATTGGCCTGCTGTTTCTGTTGTGCCTGCTGTTTGCGCCGCAGCGCGGCCTGTTGGCCGTGAGCGCTCGACAAAGACGCCAACGCTGGGAATTTGCGCAGACCATGCTGACCATTCACCTGCTCCACCACGAAGGCACGCCGGAAGCCGAAGTGGAGAACCGCGTGGACCACTTGCACGACCATTTGCGCTGGGAGCCAGCATTTGCTCAGGGCGTGGTGCAGCGGGCAGATGAGCGCGGGCTGGTGCGGCTGGAGAATGGCGGTCTGTATCTTACAGACGCAGGCCGCGGGCTTGCGACTACGATGCTGGCAGACAAGCGCTAG
- a CDS encoding metal ABC transporter permease — protein MNLLELLHSLLFDHTVRTVALGTATLGVVSGVLGSFAVLRKQSLLGDALSHAALPGVAIAYMLTQSKSPIVLMLGAGVAGILAILLLINITRQTRLKEDSVLGIVLSVFFGFGLLLLTFLQRNPDARQAGLNTFLFGQAATLLTRDVLTMAVFGGLAVLLVAVFWKEFKLLSFDREFGASLGLPMARIDILLTTLLVVAVVIGLQAVGVVLMSAMLVAPGAAARQWTDHLGRMTLLSALFGALAGVAGALLSSLGTGLSTGPVIVLCISIIVLFSLFLAPNRGLLWNYLRQWSNRSRLRTEAVLENIYLMSSQHADPRHPHAVTALEAVSGAGNVRRSLEELQRRGLATPHSDNKWALTMEGVRAAETHLQPANKDKK, from the coding sequence ATGAACCTGCTTGAGCTGCTCCACAGTCTGCTGTTCGACCACACCGTGCGCACCGTAGCATTGGGCACAGCCACCCTGGGCGTGGTGAGCGGCGTACTGGGCAGCTTTGCCGTGCTGCGGAAGCAAAGCCTGCTGGGTGATGCGCTTTCGCATGCCGCACTGCCCGGCGTGGCGATCGCCTATATGCTGACCCAAAGCAAATCGCCTATCGTGTTGATGCTGGGTGCGGGTGTGGCGGGGATTCTGGCGATCCTCTTGTTGATCAATATCACCCGCCAGACGCGCCTAAAAGAAGACAGCGTGCTGGGGATTGTGCTTTCGGTATTCTTTGGCTTCGGCCTGCTGCTGCTCACCTTTCTGCAGCGCAACCCGGATGCACGCCAGGCCGGTTTGAACACTTTCCTGTTCGGACAGGCGGCCACACTGCTGACTCGGGATGTCTTGACCATGGCGGTCTTTGGCGGCCTGGCCGTGCTGCTGGTAGCTGTTTTCTGGAAGGAATTCAAGCTATTGAGCTTTGACCGCGAATTTGGCGCCAGCCTGGGCCTGCCGATGGCACGCATTGATATCCTGCTAACCACCCTGCTGGTGGTGGCGGTGGTGATCGGCCTGCAGGCGGTGGGCGTGGTGCTGATGAGCGCCATGCTGGTGGCACCGGGCGCGGCCGCGCGCCAGTGGACCGATCACTTGGGCCGCATGACCCTGCTCTCGGCGCTGTTTGGGGCGTTGGCCGGTGTGGCCGGCGCCCTGCTGAGCAGCCTGGGCACCGGGCTCTCCACCGGGCCGGTGATCGTGCTATGCATCAGCATCATCGTGCTTTTCTCGCTCTTTCTAGCGCCCAATCGTGGATTGTTGTGGAATTACCTACGGCAATGGAGCAACCGCAGCCGGCTGCGCACCGAAGCTGTACTGGAGAACATTTACTTGATGAGCTCCCAACACGCTGACCCGCGCCACCCGCATGCGGTCACCGCGCTGGAAGCAGTCAGCGGCGCCGGCAACGTTCGCCGCTCGTTGGAGGAACTGCAGCGCCGTGGGCTGGCGACCCCTCACAGCGACAACAAGTGGGCTCTAACCATGGAGGGTGTGCGCGCTGCGGAAACGCACCTTCAGCCCGCCAACAAGGACAAAAAATGA
- a CDS encoding metal ABC transporter ATP-binding protein, whose amino-acid sequence MQNQELAVQVADLTVAYQEKPVLWDVDLEVPKGVLMAIVGPNGAGKTTMLKAILGLLTPAAGHVSIFGKPYQQQRGLVGYVPQRGSVDWDFPTSVLDVVMMGNYGKLGWLRRPGAADRQAARSALEKVGMADYADRQISQLSGGQQQRTFLARALMQDAQVYFMDEPFQGVDATTERAIVDLLKDLRAEGKTVLAVHHDLQTVPEYFDWVMLLNVRRIASGPVNEVFTDENLRSAYGGRVGFLNKRQDHEPA is encoded by the coding sequence ATGCAGAACCAAGAACTTGCCGTTCAAGTAGCTGACCTGACGGTTGCATACCAGGAGAAACCCGTCTTGTGGGACGTGGACCTGGAAGTGCCCAAGGGCGTGCTGATGGCCATCGTTGGCCCGAACGGCGCCGGCAAGACCACGATGCTGAAAGCGATCCTGGGCTTGCTGACGCCCGCCGCGGGGCATGTCTCGATCTTTGGCAAGCCATACCAGCAGCAACGCGGCCTGGTGGGCTATGTGCCCCAGCGCGGCAGCGTGGATTGGGATTTCCCCACCAGCGTGCTGGACGTTGTGATGATGGGCAACTATGGCAAGCTGGGCTGGCTGCGCCGGCCGGGCGCAGCTGACCGCCAGGCCGCCCGCAGTGCGCTGGAGAAAGTGGGCATGGCGGACTATGCCGACCGCCAGATCAGCCAGCTCTCCGGTGGCCAACAGCAGCGCACCTTCCTGGCGCGGGCGTTGATGCAGGATGCGCAAGTCTATTTCATGGATGAACCCTTCCAGGGCGTTGACGCCACGACCGAGCGCGCCATTGTGGATCTGCTGAAAGATCTGCGCGCCGAGGGCAAGACCGTACTGGCGGTGCATCATGACCTGCAAACCGTGCCCGAATACTTTGACTGGGTGATGCTGCTGAACGTACGCCGCATCGCCAGCGGCCCGGTCAACGAAGTCTTCACTGACGAAAACCTGCGCAGCGCCTACGGAGGCCGGGTGGGCTTCCTCAACAAACGGCAAGACCATGAACCTGCTTGA